The region GAAGTACAAACGCATTTACAGAAGCATGAAGGTTAAATGAGACATGATGAATTTATGTGCACTAGATTGTAATACCAAAACATTGCATGATAAAATAACTTAAGTGTCTACTTACCACGAATAAAGACATCAAACGAGTTGCTGTAATTTGAATTGTCATAGCAAGGCATTGTATAAAATGGCCTTACAGCCAAAGGATACCGGTGAAGAATATAGAACTCTGTTCCATACCTATATATAGAATTACAGTCCAGAAACAATTTTAAACAATATCCTTAAAAACAAAGACAAAGTCTTTAGATGTAAAAGATTTGAATAGGGAATTACTTTTCTAAAACTAGTTGGCCTAGTTTCCTTTCGGCTTCAGTGTTCAAATCACCAAAAGGTTCGATTTCAACTCCAACTTCCTGCAAAGCAAAATCATTACTAGCTGCACAACAACACAACAGTATATAATATAGTTTCACAATGacatttataatattgttgagAGTTGATATTAGGTATGATAATCTATAAGATTAAAATGTGCACAGGATACTGCCTATCGGTGCATAAACTTCCACCCCTCTCTATCTCACTGTTACGACAAATACAAGGATAACAAATTTAAAGGTTCAAGCATCGCCGTCTCGTCCTATCACATTTATTTGTTTATCTACAGCATGCAAGTTAATTAGTTGAGAAACATTTAAGCTTACCTTGAGCATCTGAATACCTTCTTCATATGTAAGCCGCAGAGTATTTCTCAGATACTGCACATTCAAAAGGCTATAGTCAGATCATAAAATATAAAAATGCATTCATTTGCACCTAATACTAATACATTACACAACAAAAGCAACATCTACTCACTACATAACAAATCATTTGAACAAAATGAAACTGATTGTGTGATAAATAACAAATCCGATGCATAAGACAACCAAAGATGATACAAAATAAACACCTTTAAAGGTTCAAATGGATACTGATTCGCCACAGCTTCGAGATCCTTCTTACAATTTGTGTTCAAACTGTCAAACAATGTGACGAACAATCTGTCAACTACATCCATAACCTGCCAAAAAAACTCAATTCCTCAGTCAACCACGTTTTGTCCCTCAACAATTTCAAATGCAAACACCCAAAATTTCAAATCTGTCAAATGTACCTCAAAATAATGCTTTTTAATCTCCATTTCAACATCAAGCCCTGTAAACTCGCACAGATGTCTGTGAGTAAAGGAGTCCTCTGCTCTAAACACAGGACCAATCTCAAAAACACGGCCAAAGTCAGCACAGATTGACATTTGCTTGTGAAGCTGAGGTGACTGAGCCAAGCATGCAGGTTGCCCTTTGTAGTCCAGTCTAAAGACAGCAGCTCCACCCTCACTAGATCCAGCAATCAACTTTGGAGTGTGGATTTCAACAAAACTTTCAGCTAATAAAAATTGTCGGAACGCCTGCCCAACACCGCAATCATGAGATAACCAGATCATTCAGATTAGCACCCCACAACAAAATGCATTTCTTAAGTTAGTTCCTCAGTAGTCATTTATTCCAATAAGTAACAACTATGATTCAAAAAAACAAAAGATAAAAAACTTGTCAGAATAACATCAGAAATAACAGGCTTTACATTTCCAACTTGAGACTGAATACGGAAAATTCCTTGATTAGCTGGTGTTCGTAGGTCAAGTACTCTAAAGTTCAATCGTGTATCCTGATTCACACGAACAAGTTGTTCACCAGCCTGCACCAATTAAAAAATCCCCATCAACATTCATATAAATAGAGGTGTAACAGGTCTGTCTAGTTTGATTTTGAGGAGGATGAAAatttaatcaataaaaaaatgGTCAGTTTGGTTCTGTTTATGCAATCTTTTCTCACGAAATCCAAACCTCGATAAAGAAAAGGTCGGTTTGATTTGGTTCAATCGGGTTGATTACctttaaaaaatttaaaaacttatttaaaataaaatgaacttTGTCTCAAACATTATAGATTTCCTATATTATTAAAACCAGTACATAAGCACAATGAGAAAAACAATATATAATGCACTAGAATAAAATACATGCACACAACATATTTTTTAGCATAAAATTCACAATAGAGTGATACAAAAGAAATAACAACATGTATTTAAGAAACTTATTTGGTTCGGGTCTTGGGGATAGTTTTGAATGACATGAAACTGATAACCCAAACAATAGAGGCCGGGTTTGGATGCTAACATAAAAGAAAATCAAACAATTTTCTTGATTTGGATATTTGGGTTCATCGGGTCATTGGTTAGTTTGGTTCTTACACCACTACacataaaagaagacaagttccacaatattaaacaatcaaCAGACATACATATTTAATCAATCAATTGTGATACGCAATAAAGTAATTGCAACGGAGACTCCACGACCTAATTGTGATTAAAGCTTTTACAGCAACTTCAGTTACAACATTGCTAGTCACTAGTCAGTAATGAATGTATATACCTGAATGGCCTTCTCGATTTCAACTTCACTTCGGGCAGCATCCTCAAGATTAATCGGCAGAGTAGGAACGGCCTTACTCACACAATACAGTTTGCTCACTTGAATTTCAACCTATAGAGAACAAAACCATACAAAAGAAAACCATAATAATCATAATAAGAAACCTATACAATCAAAATTCACAAACCCTAAATTCAAAACACCACAAAATCACAAAACCTAagcaacaagagaacaaaacCAACCTGTTGTGTGGCACCTTTGATAGGAGCAGCCGGAATGGAAATCACACCTTCGACATCAACAATAGACTCACGGCTGAGTGCGGCAGCAAATTTCACCATCTGCGGACTCACTGCCTCAGGTTGTGCCTGAACCAAACACTGTACAGTGAAACCATTTTCTCTGATGACCAAGAACGCCATCTTCTTCCCCACTGGTCGAATAGTTTGTGCCCTCCCCCGGATTTTGACCGGTTTGTTGGCTACTGAATCATCAAGAGCTTCAACTCGGGTCCATTCGTTGACATCAACAGGGGTCTTTGACTGGATCTCAATGAGCGGGACAAAGCCGTAATTGACGGCAAGGGGGTCATCTTCGACCGAGAGATTTGATGCGGCGGCGGTGGCGGCGGCAAGCTCTTGTTTGCGGCGGAGCTTCTCCTGCTTTGCGGCTTCCTTCTTAGCGGCCTTTTTGCTTTGCGCTTCTGACGAGAGCGGCGGTTCTTGAGACTCTGAAGACATGTTTTTGCCTGAAACAGACAATGAGAAAAACTGAAATCTTAAAACTCACAAAACATCGAACGGGAAATCAAAATAATAACTGTGGAAGACAATATATGAAGAATAAGAGAGAGAAATTGATAAACTTACTTTGCTTTCAAAAAAAACGAAAATGGAGATGGTGTATGGAGAAGGAAAAACGCAGCAAGGAGTGAGTGTGAGGGGTGAGAAATGAGGGTTTGAGTGAATTGTGAGAGATGAGTAAGGGATACTAGGTttgtgttttttattttattatttattaaaacaacaaaaaaaaatttaaaacaatAAACTTAGACTTAAGGCTATATTAAAGTATAAgaattttttattatatatatatatatatatatatatatatatatatatataattccAAATCGAACAACCAAACTCAGAGATTCTACCATCAACATCAAATGCATAAGAGACATCAATAAAGTATGTAAACTCTAAATTTGTTAGTTTTTTAATGTTTTAAATTTCTTTAGAGTTTTTGTTTAAATGTGTAGAAATTGATTATTAAGATAAGAAATGAATAGAAATTGTTTGAATGATAGTTTAGACATACTCTAAAACATATATGTTAGATGAAAATGATGATCAAACCATTATTTTTGGGTTTTGCATGTTTGTATTGCCGCCATTGACGGACCTGCAGAGTTGTAGACATTTTCGGAAATACATCTCTAGAATTTTTCAACGTTTAAGTTTCATAGTAaccgaagatgcatctccagaaaTTAGCAGTCtgttttattttttgtttttcttgCTTGTAGTGTTGTTTGCTTGCACTAATTGTCTGGTTTACTTTTATTTATAGACATTATGACTGATCGACACGATAGACTAAGGCACAGGAGGATTGCACAACATGCATCAGCGCGGCGGGAGAATAGTCAAGTTTCAGAGGCTCCTGATCACTCTGGCCATACAACAACATCTACTTATATGACTCATgcttctccatcttcttcttcccGTATGAGACGGGTTTCACCTATTGAATCATCACTCCCTTCATCCTCCCACAGACGTCAGGTTTCACCTATTCAAACGCCAGAGGTACCCGAGTCACCGATGGTACTAAAGGCACCAATGACACCTCAGACGGATGCTTTTGAGCCAGTGTTACCTCTGgttgttgatactgttgagcCACTTCCACCTCTGGATGGTGAGGTTGCTAAGGATGTTAAGCTAAAGCCATTTGGAGGAGGCCATGTAGAGTTGTCACTATTGTCTTTGTATTCAGACGATACTGCCATACATATTTAGGAAGGAGAGGTAACATTAGTTGGACTCATTCTTTTTAATTTACGTTTATTAATATATTATAAGTTTCTGACATCGATTTATTTTTCTGCAGGATCGTGATCCGCGAAAGATTATTAACTACATCCGAAAGATTACTAGCTTGCCTCAGTCGTATGGGGAGTGGTTTCATGCAGCTTTGTCACTATCTGGGATGAAAGACTTGTGCATGACCGGTTATATTAAGGCCAACCATGTGACACTTAATGCATTCCTGGAGAGATGACACAATGATACCTCATAATTTCATCTCCCGTTTAGTGAGATGTTTATCACACTCGACGATGTGTCATGTTTGCTACATCTTCCGATCAGGGGGAAACTTCTATATCATGGGAGGATTAGCAAAGACAATCTACTCGAGTTGATGGTAGAGTATTTGGGAGTTAACCCAAAGGATGCGATGTCGAAGATGGAGAGAACTATAGGGGTTCATGCTAGGTTTGAGCTCcttaaaaaaatatatacaaatgatCTTCTTATAGCTCATTAGGCTAGAGGCGATGACAAGCAGGTGGGGCTCCATAGAGCGTATGTTATGATAGCATGCCTGCTATATTTAACTGGCACTGTTATTTTTGTGGACAAGAGTTCCACTTATGCATATGTCATCTACCTACGTTACTTTGAGGACATCTAGCGGAACCATGAGTACAATTAGGGGGTCGTTTATTTGGTATACCTGTACTCGAAGTTATCATATGATTGTAGGTGGAAGACAAAACATGTCACAAGCAGCATCACACTATTGGTTGtaatgtttatttatttattattatttccaTGACACAGGAAGCTCATCAGGAGATACTAAAGGATGAGCATGCACATTCAGATCATGTTGAGACTATCTTGTCTATATATAGTTGCATAGTGGAGCTTGTGCATGCAGACATTGACCGGAGTATCTTCCCTGATGGGTTTGATGTGAGGCAAGTCCTAGATGTCATCATGACGGAGGCATGTGGGCGTTAATATACCGAAGACAACGCCAGAGGACGGGGGTATTGAAGACCGAGGAGCCAAAGGTGGCAGAGGAGATGTAGTCTGACATACACAGTATTGCAATAGTATATAATAGTTGTAATTTTGATTCATTATGGattgtattttattttcatttcatGTTACTTTATCTTGTATTTTCGATTTTATTTACATATGTCATTTTTGGACCATTTGGATTTATATACGTCATTTTTTACATTTCGATTGTATTGTATGTTTTAAATCTCGTCACATAACATGTTACATAACGTTTATAAATCTTCATTTGaataaacataaacaaaacatAACATGCAATGTTTTGATATGTTATGGAGATATATCTCCGTAAAATAaacggagatgcatcttcggaacAATATGTGTGTCAAATTCTTTTCAGGGTGGGATGCATGATGTATATTTTAAAATAttacgaagatgcatctccgacTCACTTAACATTTCAAGGTGCGTCCGAAGATGTATCTCCAAAATTTGAGAGGCATTTTGGATTTTCCATAGAGTGTTGTTCCACCCCTATAGGGTGGGATAAGAAATTCCCTATAATATCATAAAATGATACTAGCGGAATTGAGCGGAGCAAAGTGGAACAGAGCGGAGCAGAGTAAAACAAAGTGGAGTGGAGTGGAATGGATCATAACATAgaagaataaaataaaaatctCATTTCATTGTTTGGGTACTTCATGACATAATAAATCAATTTTTCTATTCCACCAAAAGGGTCCAAAAAATGATAGAAAGCGATAAAATAGGATAAAATGCAT is a window of Lathyrus oleraceus cultivar Zhongwan6 chromosome 6, CAAS_Psat_ZW6_1.0, whole genome shotgun sequence DNA encoding:
- the LOC127098175 gene encoding aspartate--tRNA ligase 2, cytoplasmic codes for the protein MSSESQEPPLSSEAQSKKAAKKEAAKQEKLRRKQELAAATAAASNLSVEDDPLAVNYGFVPLIEIQSKTPVDVNEWTRVEALDDSVANKPVKIRGRAQTIRPVGKKMAFLVIRENGFTVQCLVQAQPEAVSPQMVKFAAALSRESIVDVEGVISIPAAPIKGATQQVEIQVSKLYCVSKAVPTLPINLEDAARSEVEIEKAIQAGEQLVRVNQDTRLNFRVLDLRTPANQGIFRIQSQVGNAFRQFLLAESFVEIHTPKLIAGSSEGGAAVFRLDYKGQPACLAQSPQLHKQMSICADFGRVFEIGPVFRAEDSFTHRHLCEFTGLDVEMEIKKHYFEVMDVVDRLFVTLFDSLNTNCKKDLEAVANQYPFEPLKYLRNTLRLTYEEGIQMLKEVGVEIEPFGDLNTEAERKLGQLVLEKYGTEFYILHRYPLAVRPFYTMPCYDNSNYSNSFDVFIRGEEIISGAQRVHVPEFLEQRAQACGIEVKTISTYIDSFRYGAPPHGGFGVGLERVVMLFCGLNNIRKTSLYPRDPLRIAP